A DNA window from Hydractinia symbiolongicarpus strain clone_291-10 chromosome 6, HSymV2.1, whole genome shotgun sequence contains the following coding sequences:
- the LOC130647780 gene encoding hydroxyacid-oxoacid transhydrogenase, mitochondrial-like, translating into MKLPAVSREAVLRIMRMAAVNGCQCPAHSQSFSGISAQNCASKTQQQNSKEYAVEMACSNIRYGKGVTAEVGMDLQNMNAKHVALFTDKNLVNLPPVLETIKSLEQNNINFSLFDNVRIEPTDVSFQEGIDFAKNGNFDAFLAVGGGSVIDSAKAANLLLCHPNHELLDFVNAPIGKGLPTENELKPLLAVPTTAGTGSETTGVAVFDYTPLKAKTGIGNRALRPLLGIVDPLHTLHMPARVTANSGFDVFCHALESYTAIPYTERSPRPSNPKLRPAYQGSNPISDVWSKHALKVCVDYLKRAVSDPHDMEARSEMHLASVFAGIGFGNAGVHLCHGMSYALSGMVKKYQAEDYNVEHALVPHGLSVIITAPAVFNYTAPACPERHLDAAEILGVDISNAKKEDAGPILSDAIRKFMYDLNVDDGISSFGYTSLDIPDLVNGTLPQHRVTKLAPAGEPAPEEFSMIYEQSLKIY; encoded by the exons cTTCCAAAACTCAGCAACAAAACTCAAAAGAATATGCTGTAGAG ATGGCATGTTCAAACATAAGATATGGAAAAGGAGTTACAGCTGAAGTTGGAATG GATCTTCAAAATATGAATGCCAAACATGTTGCTTTATTTACAGATAAAAAC CTTGTCAACCTGCCACCAGTTTTGGAGACAATCAAATCCTTGGAACAAAATAACATCAACTTCTCATTATTTGACAACGTCCGCATCGAGCCCACAGATGTTAG ttTCCAAGAAGGTATCGATTTTGcaaagaatggaaattttgatGCTTTTTTGGCTGTTGGAGGTGGATCAGTGATAGATTCTGCTAAAGCTGCAAATTTACTTCTTTGTCATCCAAATCACGAACTTCTGGATTTTGTGAATGCACCCATTGGAAAAGGCTTACCTACAGAAAACGAACTGAAACCACTTTTAGCTG TTCCAACAACAGCCGGAACAG GAAGTGAAACCACAGGTGTGGCAGTCTTTGATTATACTCCGTTAAAAGCAAAAACTG gaaTTGGCAACCGCGCACTTCGGCCATTGCTTGGGATAGTCGATCCACTTCATACTTTACACATGCCCGCAAGAGTTACAGCTAACAGTGGATTTGATGTGTTTTG TCATGCGCTGGAATCCTACACGGCAATTCCATACACTGAACGCTCTCCACGTCCGAGTAATCCGAAATTGCGCCCAGCTTACCAAGGTAGTAATCCGATCAGTGATGTTTGGTCAAAGCACGCATTAAAAGTTTGCGTGGATTATTTAAAAAG AGCTGTTTCAGATCCACATGATATGGAAGCAAGATCTGAGATGCATCTGGCGAGCGTGTTTGCTGGTATTGGCTTCGGAAACGCAGGTGTTCATCTATG TCATGGAATGTCGTACGCTCTGTCTGgcatggtgaaaaaatatcaagCTGAAGATTATAATGTCGAACACGCGCTTGTT CCGCACGGTTTGTCCGTCATTATCACAGCACCTGCAGTGTTTAACTATACCGCGCCAGCTTGTCCAGAAAGACATCTTGATGCTGCTGAAATATTAG GTGTTGACATCTCCAATGCAAAGAAAGAAGACGCTGGCCCGATATTATCGGATGCAATTCGCAAATTCATGTATGACTTAAATGTGGACGACGGTATTTCAAGTTTTGGTTACACGAGTTTGGATATTCCCGATTTAGTCAACGGGACGTTACCACAACATCGGGTTACAAAACTAGCCCCGGCAGGCGAACCAGCACCTGAAGAGTTCTCCATGATATACGAGCAGTCGTTAAAGATTTATTAA